A region from the Lycium barbarum isolate Lr01 chromosome 8, ASM1917538v2, whole genome shotgun sequence genome encodes:
- the LOC132607796 gene encoding uncharacterized protein LOC132607796, producing MAERFEAFNIGMGLVQEQNDSKGNVVRKNIVANLGNTLSLLPNTTRTSSNVSLAISPHLDPTYTITQIPSTYTPDQVAIMPNPQFAITTAQFEKSKKNELAISPYRRPGKEIKSLYHEDLGKELHNLRKVINEELCSRNFQILKYEDLCVHPNVELPSGCKIPKFNTFNGKGDPAAHLKDYCSRLIGIGHIEAVRMRLFIQSLSGSALYWYTKQDFSKWLTWEDMARGFIKQFEFNNGGDPHIADLLRIKKTPHESFQEYAIRWRLEASKIHPPLSERELISTFIQIQEDLYYDKLLGACAHNFSDLIRIGRELENAIQEGRIIDSSATQDVHQTFQAKILGNLQSEMKENQFASTTMHQAQCHKSHQIFQSYATMQCPRQQNSQQGHQQRFHQAQSSSQHQKKRKSFCFTPLNEPLANIFERLSAKGILQPKEGFIPKHPPPNFDLSKSCAYHSNIQGHDIEECLALRFKIQSMIESGKIKLQLEPSTSDITNTNTTVVKGDSSKLAPRHLKRKRATSQAD from the coding sequence ATGGCAGAGAGATTTGAAGCTTTCAACATCGGTATGGGTTTGGTGCAAGAGCAAAACGATAGCAAGGGAAATGTGGTTCGAAAAAATATTGTAGCCAATCTGGGAAATACCttaagccttcttcctaacacaacccGAACTTCCAGCAACGTTTCCTTAGCCATTTCGCCTCACTTAGATCCTACCTATACCATTACACAAATACCTTCAACCTACACTCCCGATCAAGTAGCGATAATGCCTAATCCTCAATTTGCCATAACCACCGCTCAATTCGAGAAAAGTAAGAAAAACGAACTGGCAATATCCCCATACAGGAGGCCTGGAAAGGAAATCAAGTCGCTTTACCATGAAGATTTGGGAAAAGAACTCCACAATTTGAGGAAAGTCATTAATGAAGAGTTATGTTCAAGGAATTTCCAGATTTTGAAGTATGAAGATTTGTGTGTGCATCCAAACGTTGAGCTTCCGTCAGGGTGCAAAATACCTAAGTTTAACACTTTCAATGGGAAGGGAGATCCCGCCGCTCATTTAAAGGATTATTGCAGCAGATTAATTGGTATTGGACATATTGAAGCCGTACGAATGAGATTGTTCATTCAAAGTTTATCAGGATCAGCACTCTATTGGTACACTAAACAAGATTTTAGCAAATGGCTTACGTGGGAAGATATGGCCCGCGGATTTATAAAGCAATTCGAGTTTAACAATGGAGGCGATCCGCACATAGCCGATTTGCTTAGAATAAAGAAAACGCCACATGAATCTTTCCAAGAATATGCCATACGATGGAGGttagaagcttcaaaaatacatccTCCATTATCCGAGAGGGAATTGATCTCAACCTTCATCCAAATTCAGGAAGACTTATATTATGATAAGTTGCTCGGAGCTTGTGCACACAACTTCTCTGATTTGATTAGGATTGGTAGAGAACTAGAAAATGCCATTCAAGAAGGAAGAATTATAGATAGCTCAGCAACACAAGACGTTCACCAAACCTTCCAAGCGAAGATACTGGGAAATCTGCAAAGTGAAATGAAGGAAAACCAATTTGCTTCCACGACTATGCATCAAGCGCAATGCCATAAAAGTCACCAAATTTTTCAATCTTACGCCACCATGCAATGTCCTCGTCAGCAAAACTCCCAGCAAGGCCACCAACAACGGTTTCACCAAGCACAATCAAGCTCTCAACATCAAAAGAAGAGGAAATCTTTTTGCTTCACTCCTCTAAATGAACCACTGGCAAATATATTTGAGAGGTTGAGTGCTAAGGGTATTCTACAACCAAAGGAGGGATTTATACCTAAGCATCCACCGCCAAACTTTGATTTATCTAAGAGTTGTGCTTATCACTCAAACATTCAAGgacatgacattgaagaatgtcTAGCATTAAGATTTAAGATTCAAAGCATGATTGAAAGTGGCAAAATAAAGCTACAGCTAGAGCCTTCAACCAGTGATATTACAAACACAAACACAACTGTTGTTAAGGGCGATTCATCGAAACTGGCACCAAGGCATTTGAAAAGAAAGCGTGCAACAAGTCAAGCCGACTGA